From a single Staphylococcus epidermidis genomic region:
- the plsX gene encoding phosphate acyltransferase PlsX — translation MVKIAVDMMGGDDAPGIVLDAVKKAVEDFKDLEIILFGDESQYNLSHERIEFRHCTEKIEMEDEPVRAIKRKKDSSMVKMAEAVKSGEADGCVSAGNTGALMSAGLFIVGRIKGVARPALVVTLPTTDGKGFVFLDVGANADAKAEHLLQYAQLGNIYAQKIRGIQNPSVSLLNIGTEAAKGNSLTKKAYDLFEKNQSFNFTGNIEAKTLMDGNVDVVVTDGYTGNMVLKNLEGTAKSIGKMLKETIMSSFKNKLAGAVLKKDLETFAKKMDYSEYGGSVLLGLDGTVVKAHGSSNAKAFYSAIKQAKIAGEENIVQIMKDTVGE, via the coding sequence ATGGTTAAAATTGCAGTAGATATGATGGGCGGGGATGATGCGCCTGGTATTGTATTAGATGCAGTTAAAAAAGCTGTCGAGGACTTTAAAGATTTGGAAATTATTCTTTTTGGTGACGAATCACAATACAATTTAAGTCATGAGCGAATAGAGTTTAGACATTGTACTGAAAAGATTGAAATGGAAGATGAACCAGTACGTGCAATTAAACGTAAAAAAGATAGCTCGATGGTTAAGATGGCTGAGGCGGTAAAATCAGGAGAAGCTGATGGTTGTGTATCAGCTGGAAATACAGGAGCTTTAATGTCGGCTGGATTATTTATTGTTGGACGTATTAAAGGCGTAGCGAGACCTGCATTAGTTGTAACATTGCCCACTACTGATGGCAAGGGATTTGTGTTCTTAGATGTTGGTGCCAATGCTGATGCTAAAGCAGAACATTTACTACAATATGCGCAATTAGGAAATATTTACGCTCAAAAAATTCGTGGTATTCAAAATCCTTCGGTGTCACTTCTTAATATTGGCACTGAAGCAGCTAAAGGAAATTCTTTAACTAAAAAAGCATATGATTTATTTGAGAAAAATCAATCATTTAACTTTACAGGTAATATTGAAGCAAAAACACTTATGGATGGAAATGTTGATGTCGTAGTAACAGATGGTTATACAGGGAACATGGTTCTTAAAAATCTTGAAGGTACTGCAAAATCTATAGGTAAAATGTTGAAAGAAACAATAATGAGTAGCTTCAAAAATAAATTAGCTGGTGCAGTATTGAAAAAAGATTTAGAAACATTTGCTAAGAAAATGGACTACTCTGAATACGGTGGATCAGTATTATTAGGTTTAGATGGTACGGTTGTAAAAGCTCATGGTAGTTCAAACGCTAAAGCATTTTATTCTGCAATTAAACAAGCAAAAATTGCTGGTGAAGAGAATATCGTTCAAATTATGAAAGATACAGTAGGTGAGTAA
- the fapR gene encoding transcription factor FapR, whose product MKLKKNDRRVAIKEAIELNPFITDYELCEKFDVSIQTIRLDRTHLNIPELRKRIKLVAEQNYGRIKSIEANEIIGDLIQVNPDVSAQSLIEITIDSVFAKSEIARGHVLFAQANSLCVALIHKPIVLTHESQVEFKEKVKLNDTVRADARVIDITDKHYIIEVNSYVSDMLVFKGKFKMYYTSEDE is encoded by the coding sequence GTGAAATTAAAGAAAAACGATAGACGAGTAGCCATTAAAGAGGCTATCGAATTAAACCCCTTCATCACTGATTATGAATTGTGTGAGAAGTTTGATGTAAGTATTCAAACTATACGTTTAGATCGCACGCATTTAAATATTCCTGAGTTACGTAAAAGAATTAAATTGGTAGCTGAACAAAATTATGGACGAATTAAATCAATAGAAGCCAATGAAATTATAGGTGATTTGATTCAAGTGAATCCTGATGTTAGCGCACAATCTCTAATTGAAATTACAATTGATTCTGTTTTTGCAAAAAGTGAGATTGCTAGAGGGCACGTCTTATTTGCACAAGCTAACTCATTATGTGTAGCTCTTATACATAAACCAATAGTATTGACACATGAAAGTCAAGTTGAATTTAAAGAAAAAGTAAAATTAAATGATACAGTTCGAGCAGATGCCCGTGTCATAGATATAACAGATAAGCATTATATTATTGAAGTGAATTCTTATGTTTCAGATATGTTAGTTTTTAAAGGTAAATTCAAAATGTACTATACAAGTGAGGATGAATGA
- the recG gene encoding ATP-dependent DNA helicase RecG, with product MSKVHLIESPYALDKIKGIGPKRLALLEELNIKSVEDLVLYLPTRYEDNTVIDLNQADDQATVTVQGEVYSSPTVAFFGRNKSKLTVHLMINHIAVKCVFFNQPYLKKKLELNSIVTIKGKWNRNKQEINGNRIFFKDQKNQEDTHLEPIYRIKEGIKQKQLRDNIRQALSDVTIHEWLTDDLREKYKLETLAYTIQTLHHPINKQNLLRARRTYAFTELFMFELRMQWLNRLEKTSDEAIEINYDINKVKQFIDSLPFELTDAQKVSVNEIFRDLKAPIRMHRLLQGDVGSGKTVVAAICMYALKTAGYQSALMVPTEILAEQHAESLIQLFGNTMNVALLTGSVKGKKRRLLLEQLENGTIDCLIGTHALIQDDVVFNNVGLVITDEQHRFGVNQRQILREKGAMTNVLFMTATPIPRTLAISVFGEMDVSSIKQLPKGRKPIKTSWAKHEQYDQVLAQMSNELKKGRQAYVICPLIESSEHLEDVQNVVALYESLQSDYGNEKVGLLHGKMSAEDKDQVMQKFSKHEIDILVSTTVVEVGVNVPNATFMMIYDADRFGLSTLHQLRGRVGRSEHQSYCVLIASPKTETGIERMTIMTQTTDGFELSERDLEMRGPGDFFGVKQSGLPDFLVANVVEDYRMLEVARDEAAELIQSGQFFEQQYSHLREFIKQNLRHIRFD from the coding sequence ATGTCAAAAGTTCATCTTATTGAGAGCCCATATGCATTAGATAAAATTAAAGGTATAGGTCCGAAACGTTTAGCGTTGTTAGAAGAATTAAATATTAAATCAGTTGAAGATTTAGTATTATATTTACCAACACGTTATGAAGATAATACTGTTATTGACTTAAATCAAGCAGACGATCAAGCAACTGTAACAGTGCAAGGTGAGGTTTATTCCAGTCCAACTGTTGCTTTTTTTGGTCGTAATAAATCGAAACTAACTGTCCATCTTATGATAAATCATATCGCTGTTAAATGCGTATTTTTTAATCAACCTTATTTAAAAAAGAAACTTGAACTAAATAGTATTGTCACTATAAAAGGGAAATGGAATCGTAATAAACAAGAGATTAATGGTAATCGTATATTTTTTAAAGATCAAAAAAATCAAGAGGATACTCATTTAGAACCAATATATAGGATTAAAGAAGGAATAAAGCAAAAGCAGTTACGCGATAATATTAGACAGGCGCTTAGTGATGTTACAATTCATGAATGGTTAACTGATGACCTCAGAGAAAAGTATAAATTAGAAACTTTAGCTTATACAATACAAACACTACATCATCCTATTAATAAACAAAATTTACTAAGAGCTAGACGGACTTATGCATTTACAGAGCTATTTATGTTTGAGCTACGTATGCAATGGTTAAATCGCTTAGAAAAGACATCAGATGAGGCTATTGAAATTAATTACGATATAAATAAAGTAAAACAATTTATTGATAGTTTGCCATTTGAGTTAACTGACGCTCAAAAAGTTAGTGTCAATGAAATATTTCGTGATTTAAAGGCGCCTATTCGTATGCATCGGTTGTTACAAGGTGATGTTGGATCTGGCAAAACTGTGGTAGCAGCAATTTGTATGTACGCCTTAAAAACTGCAGGCTATCAATCTGCATTAATGGTTCCAACGGAGATTTTAGCTGAACAGCACGCTGAAAGTTTAATACAACTATTTGGTAATACAATGAACGTAGCTTTATTAACTGGTTCTGTTAAAGGGAAAAAAAGACGACTTCTTTTAGAACAATTAGAAAATGGAACTATCGATTGTTTGATTGGTACACACGCCTTGATTCAAGATGATGTAGTCTTCAATAATGTTGGATTAGTCATTACAGATGAACAGCACCGATTTGGTGTTAACCAACGACAAATTCTAAGAGAAAAAGGTGCAATGACAAATGTGTTGTTTATGACAGCTACACCAATCCCTAGAACACTCGCTATTTCTGTTTTCGGTGAAATGGATGTATCTTCAATTAAACAATTACCAAAGGGGAGAAAACCTATAAAAACAAGTTGGGCCAAACATGAACAATATGATCAAGTACTTGCACAAATGTCGAATGAATTAAAAAAAGGTAGACAAGCCTATGTCATCTGTCCATTAATTGAGAGCTCTGAGCATTTAGAAGATGTACAAAATGTTGTGGCACTTTATGAATCCTTACAAAGTGATTATGGTAATGAAAAAGTTGGATTATTACATGGGAAAATGTCTGCAGAAGATAAAGATCAAGTCATGCAAAAATTCAGTAAACATGAAATAGATATTTTAGTTTCTACTACTGTAGTTGAGGTAGGTGTAAATGTACCTAATGCAACGTTTATGATGATTTATGATGCAGATCGATTCGGTTTATCTACATTACATCAATTACGTGGGCGTGTTGGTCGTAGTGAACATCAAAGTTATTGTGTATTAATTGCATCTCCCAAGACTGAAACAGGTATTGAACGTATGACCATTATGACTCAAACTACTGATGGATTCGAATTAAGTGAAAGAGATTTAGAAATGAGAGGTCCAGGGGATTTCTTTGGAGTAAAACAAAGCGGTCTTCCAGACTTTCTTGTAGCAAATGTAGTAGAAGATTATCGTATGCTTGAAGTTGCTAGAGATGAAGCAGCAGAACTTATACAATCTGGCCAATTTTTCGAACAACAATATAGTCATTTAAGAGAGTTTATTAAACAAAACTTACGCCATATTCGTTTCGATTAG
- the fakA gene encoding fatty acid kinase catalytic subunit FakA, translating into MISKINGKLFADMIIQGAQNLSNNADLVDSLNVYPVPDGDTGTNMNLTITSGREEVENNLSQNIGELGKTFSKGLLMGARGNSGVILSQLFRGFCKNIEEEKEISVQQFAESFQAGVETAYKAVMKPVEGTILTVAKDAAKAAMDYVDQAEDCVDLMAHLIEAASESLDNTPNLLAVLKEVGVVDSGGKGLLCVYEGFLKGLKGEKIEAQAPKLDTESFVNDDHDFHGVINTEDIVYGYCTEMMVRFGKNKKAFDEQEFRNDMSEFGDSLLVINDDEIVKVHVHTEHPGDVFNYGQKYGELIKLKVENMREQHREVIRKEQDGLQNKEANESKTVETAIVTISVGDGIAELFKSMGATHIISGGQTMNPSTEDIVKVIEQSQCKRAIILPNNKNIMMASEQAASIVEAETVVIPTKSIPQGISALFQYDLESSLEDNKRHMSDALETVQSGSITFAVRDTKIDGIEIKKDEFMGLAEDKIVTSDVNQFHAVKGLLSKLLNEDSEILTMISGEDADNSITNQIINWIESEYPDVEVEQHEGGQPIYQYFFAVE; encoded by the coding sequence ATGATTAGCAAAATAAATGGTAAATTATTTGCCGATATGATTATACAAGGGGCACAAAATTTATCAAATAATGCAGACTTAGTGGATTCATTAAACGTCTATCCTGTTCCAGATGGAGATACAGGGACAAATATGAATTTAACTATTACTTCTGGTCGTGAGGAAGTCGAAAATAATTTATCTCAAAATATTGGAGAGTTAGGTAAAACATTTTCAAAAGGATTACTTATGGGGGCTCGTGGTAATTCAGGTGTTATTCTTTCTCAATTATTCAGAGGTTTTTGTAAGAATATTGAAGAAGAAAAAGAAATAAGCGTGCAACAGTTTGCTGAGAGTTTTCAAGCTGGAGTTGAAACAGCTTATAAGGCAGTTATGAAACCGGTAGAGGGAACGATTTTAACAGTAGCCAAAGATGCAGCAAAAGCGGCAATGGATTACGTGGATCAAGCTGAAGATTGCGTTGATTTAATGGCACATCTGATTGAAGCTGCAAGCGAATCTCTAGATAATACGCCTAATTTATTAGCAGTACTTAAAGAAGTAGGCGTTGTTGATAGTGGTGGTAAAGGTTTATTATGCGTTTATGAAGGCTTCTTAAAGGGTCTTAAAGGCGAAAAAATAGAAGCACAAGCACCTAAACTTGATACTGAATCATTTGTTAATGATGATCATGATTTTCATGGGGTTATTAATACAGAGGATATTGTTTACGGTTATTGTACGGAAATGATGGTTCGATTTGGTAAAAATAAAAAAGCATTCGACGAGCAAGAATTTCGTAATGATATGAGTGAATTCGGTGATTCGTTATTAGTAATTAATGATGATGAAATTGTTAAAGTGCACGTACATACAGAACATCCGGGTGATGTATTTAATTATGGTCAAAAATATGGTGAACTAATTAAACTTAAAGTAGAAAACATGCGTGAACAACATCGTGAAGTTATTCGTAAGGAACAAGATGGACTTCAAAATAAAGAAGCTAATGAATCCAAAACAGTTGAAACAGCTATTGTTACAATTTCTGTAGGCGATGGGATTGCTGAATTATTTAAATCTATGGGAGCAACGCACATTATTAGTGGAGGGCAAACAATGAACCCTTCTACTGAAGATATAGTTAAAGTTATTGAACAATCACAATGTAAACGTGCAATTATCTTACCAAACAATAAAAATATTATGATGGCCAGTGAACAAGCAGCTAGTATTGTAGAAGCTGAAACTGTAGTGATTCCTACTAAATCTATTCCACAGGGAATATCAGCCTTATTCCAATATGATTTAGAATCTAGTTTAGAAGATAATAAACGCCATATGAGTGATGCTTTGGAAACTGTTCAATCTGGTTCAATTACTTTTGCAGTTAGAGATACTAAAATAGACGGTATTGAAATCAAGAAAGATGAATTCATGGGTCTAGCTGAAGACAAAATTGTGACAAGTGATGTTAATCAATTTCATGCAGTAAAAGGTCTACTCAGCAAACTTCTTAATGAAGATAGCGAAATTTTAACAATGATTTCAGGCGAAGATGCTGATAATTCAATTACAAACCAAATCATTAATTGGATTGAATCGGAGTACCCTGATGTAGAAGTGGAACAACATGAAGGTGGACAACCTATTTATCAATATTTCTTCGCAGTAGAATAA
- a CDS encoding Asp23/Gls24 family envelope stress response protein, translating into MTLEISNDYGKIDISNDVIASVVGGKAVESYGIVGMASRQQVRDGIAEILGHDNYAKGIKVREDNGIIDVDMYIIVSYGVKISEVASNLQSTVKYTLEKTLNVKVNSINIFVQGVRVNETVKKV; encoded by the coding sequence ATGACATTAGAAATTTCAAATGACTACGGTAAAATTGATATTTCAAATGATGTAATTGCATCAGTAGTTGGTGGCAAAGCCGTTGAAAGTTATGGAATTGTTGGTATGGCATCAAGACAACAAGTTAGAGATGGTATCGCTGAAATCCTTGGACACGATAACTATGCTAAAGGCATTAAAGTTAGAGAAGACAACGGAATTATTGATGTAGACATGTATATCATCGTGAGCTATGGTGTGAAAATTTCTGAAGTAGCAAGCAATCTTCAATCAACTGTTAAATATACTTTAGAAAAAACACTAAATGTGAAAGTTAATTCAATAAATATTTTCGTACAAGGTGTACGTGTAAATGAGACAGTGAAAAAGGTTTAG
- the rpmB gene encoding 50S ribosomal protein L28, with the protein MGKQCFVTGRKASTGNHRSHALNANKRRWNANLQKVRILVDGKPKKVWVSARALKSGKVTRV; encoded by the coding sequence ATGGGTAAACAATGTTTCGTAACAGGTCGTAAAGCTTCGACTGGTAATCATCGTTCACACGCTTTAAATGCGAATAAACGCAGATGGAACGCTAACCTTCAAAAAGTTAGAATCCTTGTAGACGGCAAACCAAAGAAAGTTTGGGTTTCTGCACGTGCTTTAAAATCTGGTAAAGTTACTAGAGTTTAA
- a CDS encoding thiamine diphosphokinase, which translates to MKINLLCSQRLLPNHIFEKEKDSNWAGIDRGALILVKQGIQPIFSVGDFDSVNNEERLMLMKNLQIEPVEAEKDDTDLALGVAQAVERGYTEITIYGATGGRLDHFMGVLQILQKPQYLHQSIKIKVIDQQNHIQLLNEGKYVINRDSTYPYISFIPLNDKTILTLQGFKYNLNQEHLNLGSTLTISNEVKVNEAIIRVEQGTVLKIRSRD; encoded by the coding sequence GTGAAGATTAATTTATTATGTTCTCAACGTTTATTACCTAATCATATTTTTGAAAAAGAAAAAGATTCTAATTGGGCAGGTATTGATAGAGGTGCGCTTATACTCGTAAAACAAGGTATTCAACCTATATTTTCTGTAGGTGATTTTGACTCAGTGAATAATGAAGAACGTTTGATGTTGATGAAAAATCTTCAAATCGAACCGGTTGAAGCTGAAAAAGATGATACTGATTTAGCTTTAGGAGTAGCTCAAGCAGTTGAAAGAGGATACACAGAAATTACAATTTATGGTGCAACAGGCGGTCGGTTAGACCACTTTATGGGTGTGCTTCAAATTTTACAAAAACCTCAATACTTACATCAATCTATAAAAATAAAAGTCATTGATCAACAAAATCATATTCAATTATTAAATGAAGGTAAGTATGTAATCAACAGAGATAGTACTTATCCATATATATCGTTTATCCCTCTAAATGATAAAACTATATTAACTTTACAGGGTTTCAAATATAATTTAAATCAAGAACACTTAAATTTAGGCTCTACACTCACAATTTCAAATGAAGTAAAGGTTAATGAAGCAATCATTCGAGTTGAACAAGGAACAGTTTTAAAAATACGTAGTCGTGACTAA
- the rpe gene encoding ribulose-phosphate 3-epimerase, giving the protein MVKILPSLLSIDFLNLKEELQLLETAKVDGLHFDVMDGKFVPNISIGIPILDAVRQQSHLPIDVHLMIEQPENYINLFAEHGADMISVHVESTTHIHRAIEQIKQLGKKAGVVINPGTSVETILPILSIVDYVLVMTVNPGFGGQTFIEQCVTKIEQLNQLKHENHLTFDIEVDGGINDQTSKRCVEQGATMLVTGSYFFKQEDYAKVTSLLKE; this is encoded by the coding sequence ATGGTTAAAATTTTACCATCACTTTTATCTATAGATTTTTTAAATTTAAAAGAAGAGCTTCAATTGTTAGAAACAGCAAAGGTAGACGGATTACACTTTGATGTAATGGACGGTAAATTTGTCCCTAATATTTCAATCGGTATTCCGATTTTGGATGCTGTTAGACAACAATCTCATTTGCCAATAGATGTTCATTTAATGATTGAGCAACCTGAAAATTATATTAATCTTTTTGCCGAACATGGTGCTGATATGATTTCTGTTCATGTTGAGTCGACAACGCATATACATAGAGCAATTGAACAAATTAAACAATTAGGGAAAAAAGCAGGTGTCGTCATCAATCCCGGAACATCTGTAGAAACAATTTTACCTATATTGAGTATTGTTGATTATGTTCTAGTAATGACTGTAAATCCTGGTTTTGGTGGACAAACATTCATAGAACAATGCGTGACTAAGATTGAGCAATTAAATCAACTTAAACATGAAAATCATTTAACTTTTGATATTGAGGTAGATGGAGGCATTAACGATCAAACGAGTAAACGATGTGTAGAACAGGGTGCTACAATGTTAGTCACTGGTTCATACTTCTTTAAACAAGAGGATTATGCAAAAGTAACATCTTTATTAAAGGAATGA
- the rsgA gene encoding ribosome small subunit-dependent GTPase A, with translation MKTGRIVKLISGVYQVDVEGERFDTKPRGLFRKKKFSPVVGDIVDFEVQNTKEGYIHHVHDRNNELKRPPVSNIDELVIVMSAVEPEFSTQLLDRYLVIAHSYHLKPRILITKHDLASEQEILKIKDTIKIYQKIGYATQFIGKDSNYTATVDEWSDGLIVLSGQSGVGKSTFLNSYQPQLKLETNDISKSLNRGKHTTRHVELYDRKGGYIADTPGFSALDFNHIEKEQLKDFFIDIHEAGEQCKFRNCNHIKEPQCHVKALVEKGEIPQFRYDHYQQLYNEISNRKVRY, from the coding sequence TTGAAGACTGGTCGAATCGTTAAACTAATCAGTGGTGTGTATCAAGTAGACGTAGAAGGTGAGAGATTTGATACCAAACCACGTGGTTTATTCAGAAAAAAGAAGTTTTCACCTGTGGTGGGCGATATCGTAGATTTTGAAGTTCAAAATACAAAAGAGGGCTATATTCATCATGTACATGACCGAAATAATGAACTAAAACGACCACCTGTAAGTAATATTGACGAGTTAGTTATAGTAATGAGTGCAGTCGAGCCTGAATTTTCAACACAATTATTAGATCGCTATTTAGTGATTGCTCATTCTTATCATCTCAAACCTAGAATTTTAATCACTAAACATGATTTAGCTTCCGAACAAGAAATTCTTAAAATCAAAGACACAATAAAAATATATCAAAAAATAGGATATGCTACGCAGTTTATTGGAAAAGATAGTAATTATACTGCTACTGTTGATGAATGGTCTGACGGTTTAATAGTATTAAGTGGCCAATCTGGAGTGGGTAAATCTACTTTCTTAAATAGTTATCAGCCTCAGTTGAAGTTAGAAACAAATGATATTTCTAAGTCATTGAATAGGGGTAAACATACTACAAGACATGTCGAATTATACGATAGAAAAGGTGGTTACATCGCTGATACACCGGGGTTTAGTGCGTTAGATTTTAATCATATTGAAAAAGAACAACTAAAAGATTTTTTTATTGATATTCATGAAGCTGGAGAGCAATGTAAGTTTCGTAATTGTAATCATATAAAAGAACCACAATGTCATGTCAAAGCACTCGTTGAAAAAGGAGAAATTCCACAATTCAGGTATGATCATTATCAGCAATTATATAATGAAATTTCCAATAGAAAGGTTCGATACTAA
- the pknB gene encoding Stk1 family PASTA domain-containing Ser/Thr kinase, whose translation MIGKVINERYTITDKLGGGGMSIVYLAVDSILNRKVAIKAISIPPSEKEETFKRFEREVHNSSQLSHENIVSMIDVDEEDDCFYIVMEYIEGPTLAEYIHSHGPLSVETAIQFTEQILSGIKHAHDMRIVHRDIKPQNILIDKNKKLQIFDFGIAKALSETSLTQTNHVLGTVQYLSPEQAKGEATDESTDIYSIGIVLYEMLVGEPPFNGETAVSIAIKHIQDSIPNITTDKRDDVPQSLSNVVLRATEKDKYHRYHTVQEMCDDLTSALHENRLNEEKYELDKTKTVPLTKDDLNHKIYDEQNQNDLNKTMQIPIVNDSIKQQEFQSSEPRYYQKSDKKRSKMKIAILSIIFVILLIGLFSFVAMAVFGNKYEEMPDLKGKTEKQAEKVLDSHHLKVGDISRNYSDKYPENQIIKTNPDSGERVEQGNRVDIVLSKGPEKVKMPNVLGMSKNDALKKLKAIGFKDIHVEQAYSQTYEKGLISEQSVVANSEVAVNNHHITIYESLGVRQVYVNNYENKSYESAKKELEDKGFKVQVTKENNDDVEKGNVISQSPKDKTVDEGSTILLVVSKGEKSEEEDDEEDKDTTTKNETVKVPYTGKKSKSQKVEVFIRDIENKGDSAVQTFNIKSDKTINIPLKIKKGSDAGYTIRVDNKIVADKDVSYDG comes from the coding sequence ATGATAGGTAAAGTCATAAATGAACGCTATACTATTACCGATAAACTCGGTGGTGGTGGGATGAGTATTGTCTACTTAGCTGTAGATTCAATACTTAACAGAAAAGTTGCTATTAAAGCGATTTCGATTCCTCCAAGTGAAAAAGAAGAGACATTTAAACGTTTTGAAAGAGAAGTACATAATTCTTCTCAACTTTCTCATGAGAATATAGTCAGTATGATTGACGTAGATGAGGAAGATGATTGTTTTTATATTGTTATGGAATACATAGAAGGTCCTACTTTAGCGGAATATATACACAGTCATGGTCCACTTAGTGTAGAAACTGCTATTCAGTTTACAGAACAAATTTTGAGTGGAATCAAACATGCGCATGATATGAGAATTGTTCATCGCGATATTAAACCACAGAATATATTAATTGATAAGAATAAAAAATTACAAATTTTTGATTTTGGTATTGCTAAAGCATTGAGTGAAACGTCGCTGACTCAAACAAATCATGTTTTAGGAACTGTTCAATATTTATCGCCTGAACAGGCTAAAGGCGAAGCTACTGATGAAAGTACTGACATATATTCAATTGGAATTGTATTATATGAGATGTTAGTTGGAGAGCCACCATTCAATGGAGAGACTGCAGTGAGTATTGCTATAAAGCATATTCAAGATAGTATCCCAAATATAACAACGGATAAAAGAGATGATGTACCTCAATCATTGAGTAATGTCGTTTTACGTGCTACCGAGAAAGATAAATATCATCGCTATCATACTGTTCAAGAAATGTGTGACGATTTAACAAGTGCTTTACATGAGAATCGTTTGAATGAAGAAAAATACGAGCTAGATAAAACTAAAACGGTACCACTCACTAAAGATGATTTGAATCATAAAATCTATGATGAACAAAATCAAAATGACCTTAATAAAACCATGCAAATACCTATTGTTAACGATTCAATAAAGCAACAAGAATTTCAATCGTCTGAACCACGTTATTATCAAAAAAGCGACAAGAAACGTTCTAAAATGAAAATTGCAATTTTATCAATCATTTTTGTAATATTATTAATTGGTTTATTTTCTTTTGTAGCTATGGCTGTTTTTGGAAATAAATATGAAGAAATGCCTGACCTTAAAGGGAAAACTGAAAAACAAGCTGAAAAGGTATTAGACAGTCATCATCTAAAAGTAGGTGACATATCAAGAAATTATAGTGATAAATATCCTGAAAACCAAATTATTAAAACAAATCCAGATAGTGGAGAACGCGTCGAACAAGGGAATAGAGTTGATATCGTTCTATCCAAAGGACCAGAGAAGGTTAAGATGCCAAATGTTTTAGGTATGTCGAAAAATGATGCGCTAAAAAAATTAAAGGCTATCGGATTTAAAGATATTCACGTTGAGCAAGCTTATAGTCAAACATATGAAAAAGGATTAATTTCTGAACAAAGCGTTGTAGCTAATAGTGAGGTTGCCGTTAATAATCATCATATTACAATTTATGAATCATTAGGTGTTCGACAAGTATATGTCAATAATTATGAAAATAAGTCATATGAGTCAGCAAAAAAAGAACTTGAAGATAAAGGATTTAAAGTTCAAGTGACAAAAGAAAACAACGATGATGTCGAAAAAGGTAATGTCATTTCTCAATCTCCAAAGGATAAAACTGTTGATGAAGGTTCTACTATACTATTAGTGGTTTCTAAAGGAGAAAAGTCTGAAGAAGAAGATGATGAGGAGGACAAGGATACAACGACTAAAAATGAGACTGTTAAAGTACCGTATACCGGTAAAAAAAGTAAAAGTCAAAAAGTAGAAGTATTTATTCGTGATATTGAAAATAAAGGTGATTCAGCAGTTCAAACGTTTAATATTAAAAGTGATAAAACAATTAATATTCCTTTGAAAATTAAAAAAGGAAGTGACGCTGGGTACACCATAAGAGTTGATAATAAAATTGTAGCTGATAAAGATGTGAGCTATGATGGCTAA